In a genomic window of Paraburkholderia phenazinium:
- a CDS encoding GNAT family N-acetyltransferase, translating into MQPIGLPVPDWKGAQLPGREPLVGRYCRIERVDVERHVEDLYEAYRTAEDGRDWTYLAVGPFESLEAYREHLTKAATLTDPMHHAVIDLATGKAVGTLALMRIDAPNGVIEVGHVTYSPRLKRTRIATDAMGLMMKYVFEDLGYRRFEWKCDSLNGPSRAAALRYGFKFEGIFRQAIVTRGRNRDTAWFSVIDSEYPAVRDGFAQWLDERNFDAQGNQRERLGDLIAQRQALAAEVEAKAKAGG; encoded by the coding sequence ATGCAGCCGATCGGCTTACCGGTGCCGGACTGGAAAGGCGCACAACTGCCGGGGCGCGAGCCGCTCGTCGGGCGCTATTGCCGGATCGAGCGGGTGGACGTCGAGCGCCATGTCGAAGACCTGTACGAGGCCTATCGCACCGCCGAGGACGGTCGCGACTGGACCTATCTGGCGGTAGGGCCGTTCGAGAGCCTCGAAGCGTATCGGGAACATCTGACCAAAGCGGCAACGCTAACCGATCCGATGCACCATGCGGTGATCGACCTGGCTACGGGCAAGGCCGTCGGCACGCTGGCCTTGATGCGCATCGATGCGCCTAATGGCGTGATCGAAGTGGGTCACGTGACCTATTCGCCGCGTCTGAAAAGGACCCGCATCGCGACTGATGCAATGGGGCTGATGATGAAATACGTGTTCGAGGATCTGGGCTACCGGCGCTTCGAATGGAAATGCGACTCCCTCAATGGGCCGTCGCGGGCGGCTGCGCTGCGGTATGGCTTCAAGTTCGAAGGGATCTTTCGCCAGGCGATCGTCACACGTGGACGTAACCGGGATACAGCATGGTTTTCGGTCATCGACAGCGAATACCCTGCGGTGCGCGACGGCTTCGCGCAGTGGCTCGACGAGCGCAATTTCGACGCGCAGGGCAATCAGCGCGAGCGGTTGGGCGATCTGATCGCGCAACGGCAAGCGCTGGCGGCGGAGGTCGAAGCGAAGGCGAAGGCTGGCGGCTGA
- a CDS encoding LysR family transcriptional regulator, protein MIDVKPLRYFVTLAETRHFGRAAARLNLSQPPLSRQLAALEASLGVTLIERSPRSVTLTAAGERFYADAKAILSAIEQAARNAQAAAHGDTGTLAIGFTMCAAYSVVPSYARTFGSAYPEVALNLREVVSNDLAAQVLAGQIDAAIMFPGAPNRSLAMRTIVSEPLCVALSRTHPRARARQLKIAQLAGEPFVLASEEVAPTLRATILEHCRSGGFEPDIRFEVQLQQTVLSLVDEGVGVALVPASMRKAQLAGVVFRPLADAPTIEQVLVWSPVNRNPCLERFLELA, encoded by the coding sequence GTGATCGACGTCAAACCGCTACGCTACTTCGTGACGCTGGCCGAGACCCGCCATTTCGGCCGGGCCGCGGCGCGGCTCAACCTGTCGCAACCGCCGTTGAGTCGCCAACTGGCGGCGCTGGAGGCGAGTCTCGGCGTCACGCTGATCGAGCGCAGTCCGCGCAGCGTCACGCTGACGGCGGCCGGCGAGCGGTTCTACGCCGACGCCAAGGCGATTCTCAGCGCAATCGAACAGGCCGCGCGTAATGCCCAGGCGGCCGCGCACGGCGACACGGGGACGCTGGCGATCGGCTTCACGATGTGTGCCGCGTACAGCGTGGTGCCCAGTTACGCGCGGACTTTCGGTTCGGCATATCCGGAAGTGGCGCTCAATCTGCGCGAGGTGGTGTCGAACGATCTTGCTGCGCAGGTGCTGGCCGGCCAGATCGACGCGGCAATCATGTTTCCGGGCGCGCCGAACAGGAGCCTCGCCATGCGCACGATTGTCAGCGAGCCGCTGTGTGTGGCGCTGTCGCGGACTCATCCACGAGCGCGGGCGCGGCAACTGAAGATTGCGCAACTGGCGGGGGAGCCGTTTGTGCTGGCGTCGGAGGAAGTGGCGCCCACCTTGCGCGCCACCATCCTCGAGCATTGCCGCTCGGGGGGCTTCGAGCCGGATATCCGTTTCGAGGTGCAACTGCAGCAGACGGTGCTCAGTCTGGTCGACGAGGGTGTCGGTGTTGCGCTCGTGCCGGCTTCGATGCGCAAGGCGCAGCTTGCAGGCGTGGTGTTCCGGCCGCTGGCCGATGCACCGACAATCGAGCAGGTGCTGGTGTGGTCGCCGGTGAATCGCAACCCGTGTTTGGAGCGGTTTTTGGAGCTGGCGTAG
- a CDS encoding AEC family transporter encodes MLSTLEILLPVFGLIFAGFVCRKRGLLGPTAASELNRFVVWLALPALLFDIMAHATWRQLYQPAFVATFALACAGIFLLILAVRLLGGRPLADASVDAIAGSYPNTGYIGFPLCLIAFGPVSLTPTTIATILVACVLFAIAIVLIEVGLQTERAPHRLALKVVGSLARNPLIVSPIVGVLVASVHVTLPQSAETFLKLLGGAASPCALVSLGLFLAEKREGQAKATKNGASLLLTATKLLLQPALTWWLAARVFALSPMLVEMAVVLAALPTGTGPFMLAEFYRREAHITSRTILLSTLGSLVTLSLLLLFMRHGA; translated from the coding sequence ATGTTATCGACCCTCGAGATTCTGCTCCCCGTATTCGGCCTGATTTTCGCGGGTTTCGTGTGCCGCAAGCGCGGCCTGCTGGGGCCCACGGCCGCGTCGGAACTGAACCGCTTCGTCGTCTGGCTCGCGCTGCCCGCGCTGCTGTTCGACATCATGGCCCACGCCACCTGGCGTCAGTTGTATCAGCCGGCGTTTGTCGCGACCTTCGCGCTGGCCTGCGCCGGGATATTCTTGCTGATTCTCGCCGTGCGTCTGCTGGGCGGCCGGCCCCTGGCCGACGCCAGCGTCGATGCGATTGCGGGCTCGTATCCGAACACCGGCTACATCGGCTTTCCGCTGTGCCTGATCGCGTTTGGACCCGTCAGCCTGACGCCGACCACGATCGCTACGATCCTCGTCGCCTGCGTGCTGTTTGCAATCGCGATTGTCCTGATCGAGGTGGGTCTGCAGACCGAGCGCGCGCCTCACCGGCTGGCGTTGAAGGTGGTGGGTTCGCTGGCGCGCAATCCGCTGATTGTTTCGCCCATCGTCGGCGTGCTGGTGGCCAGCGTTCACGTCACGTTGCCGCAAAGCGCGGAGACGTTTCTGAAACTGCTGGGCGGCGCCGCAAGCCCATGCGCGCTGGTGAGCCTCGGTCTGTTCCTCGCAGAAAAGCGCGAGGGTCAAGCCAAGGCGACGAAAAACGGCGCTTCACTGCTGCTTACCGCCACCAAGTTGCTGCTGCAACCGGCCTTGACCTGGTGGCTCGCCGCACGTGTGTTTGCGCTGTCGCCCATGCTGGTTGAAATGGCCGTCGTGCTGGCTGCCCTGCCCACCGGCACCGGTCCGTTCATGCTTGCGGAGTTTTATCGGCGCGAAGCGCACATCACATCGCGGACTATTCTTCTGTCCACCTTGGGTTCGCTCGTCACGCTCTCGCTGCTGCTATTGTTTATGCGGCACGGCGCCTGA
- a CDS encoding GNAT family N-acetyltransferase, whose product MAQSSTFLETDRLTMRPHVIEDFDDSFAMWSDPEVIRFIGGQPSTREEVWARLLRYVGHWALLDFGYWVVREKESGRFVGEVGFANFRRQIEPPLDDMPEIGWALTPAAHGRGYATEAVRAALRWADAEWPATHTACIIAPENTASLRVAQKCGYVEWVRGVYKGKPTIQFRRAAAPA is encoded by the coding sequence ATGGCCCAGTCCAGCACGTTCCTCGAGACTGATCGTCTGACCATGCGTCCTCATGTCATCGAGGATTTCGACGACAGCTTTGCGATGTGGTCCGATCCGGAGGTGATTCGCTTTATCGGCGGCCAGCCGTCTACCCGCGAAGAGGTTTGGGCGCGTCTGTTGCGCTACGTCGGGCATTGGGCGCTGCTGGACTTCGGCTATTGGGTGGTGCGTGAAAAGGAGAGCGGCCGCTTTGTCGGCGAAGTGGGCTTCGCCAATTTCCGGCGTCAGATCGAGCCGCCGCTCGACGACATGCCCGAGATCGGCTGGGCGCTGACGCCCGCGGCCCACGGGCGCGGCTACGCAACCGAGGCGGTGCGCGCGGCGCTACGCTGGGCCGATGCAGAATGGCCCGCCACCCACACTGCTTGCATCATTGCGCCGGAGAACACAGCGTCCCTGCGGGTAGCGCAAAAGTGCGGTTACGTAGAGTGGGTTCGCGGCGTCTACAAGGGCAAGCCGACTATCCAGTTTCGCCGCGCCGCCGCGCCGGCCTGA
- a CDS encoding helix-turn-helix transcriptional regulator → MDYPIKTLNQLRPILQGFRKAAGLTQAMMASRLGVTQQTYAQLEANPAAVSVERLFRVLRALDVDLTLAYTAARPQKGGVPRKTAPPPPASMSVAARKNKGAKAKTLPAAHAKRVTPGKTKSPQETSLRASSAPKRAETTRKSSNNNEPTVRRSARTTGGSNKKRENW, encoded by the coding sequence GTGGATTATCCGATCAAGACGCTTAATCAGCTACGGCCCATTCTGCAGGGATTCCGCAAAGCTGCTGGGCTCACGCAAGCCATGATGGCCAGTCGCCTCGGTGTGACGCAGCAGACTTACGCCCAGCTTGAGGCCAATCCGGCCGCAGTCAGCGTAGAGCGGCTCTTTAGGGTCTTGCGTGCACTGGATGTCGATCTGACGCTGGCTTACACCGCTGCGCGTCCACAGAAAGGCGGCGTTCCGCGCAAGACTGCTCCGCCTCCTCCGGCAAGCATGTCCGTCGCAGCCCGAAAAAATAAGGGTGCTAAGGCAAAGACCTTGCCGGCCGCTCACGCAAAACGCGTCACGCCTGGCAAGACGAAAAGTCCGCAGGAAACCTCATTGCGTGCCAGCAGCGCCCCAAAACGGGCTGAAACAACCCGGAAAAGCAGCAACAACAATGAGCCTACTGTCCGACGAAGCGCCAGAACGACGGGAGGGAGCAACAAGAAAAGGGAGAATTGGTAA
- a CDS encoding sterol desaturase family protein — MISTGKISLFATAIVVSASMIEAWVLSRKKTAHFDWHEVMLSLTDLVGRKLLALLPLSLAAPIFAFAWDHRIYTATINSALMVLLLFVGQEFFYYWYHRASHRIRFFWATHAVHYSPNQLTLSSAYRLGWTGKLTGTAMFFTPLVWLGIRPEVVLATLMINLLYQFWLHNTWMPKLGWLEYVFNTPSAHRVHHASNVEYLDANYGGVLIIFDRLFGTYVAERDDLPCRYGLTTPTRSHNPFVVQFEHWVSLARDIASSKRPWTAIGYVLRPPGWRPDGAGETTEDLRRGVTH; from the coding sequence ATGATCTCCACAGGAAAAATTTCGCTCTTTGCTACAGCGATTGTCGTCAGCGCGTCGATGATCGAAGCATGGGTCCTCAGCCGCAAAAAAACCGCGCATTTCGACTGGCATGAAGTGATGCTGTCGTTGACCGACCTGGTCGGCCGCAAGCTGCTTGCGCTCCTGCCCTTATCGCTGGCTGCGCCGATCTTCGCGTTTGCATGGGACCATCGCATCTATACGGCCACTATCAACAGCGCGTTGATGGTGTTGTTGCTGTTCGTCGGGCAAGAGTTCTTCTATTACTGGTATCACCGCGCGTCTCACCGCATCCGTTTCTTCTGGGCAACCCATGCGGTTCACTATTCGCCGAATCAACTGACGCTCTCCTCGGCATACCGTCTTGGCTGGACCGGAAAGCTGACCGGTACCGCGATGTTCTTCACGCCGCTCGTCTGGCTCGGCATCCGCCCCGAAGTCGTGCTGGCGACGTTGATGATCAATCTGCTGTATCAGTTCTGGCTGCACAACACATGGATGCCGAAACTAGGCTGGCTGGAATATGTGTTCAACACGCCATCGGCTCATCGCGTGCATCACGCATCGAACGTAGAGTATCTGGATGCGAATTACGGCGGTGTGCTGATTATCTTCGATCGCCTGTTCGGCACCTACGTCGCCGAGCGCGACGATCTGCCCTGCCGCTATGGCCTCACAACGCCGACACGTTCGCACAATCCCTTTGTCGTGCAGTTCGAACATTGGGTGAGCCTCGCTCGCGACATCGCATCGTCGAAGCGTCCGTGGACCGCGATCGGATATGTGCTGCGTCCGCCGGGTTGGAGGCCGGACGGTGCAGGGGAAACGACGGAGGATTTGCGGCGGGGGGTGACGCACTAA